Proteins from a single region of Plasmodium brasilianum strain Bolivian I chromosome 13, whole genome shotgun sequence:
- a CDS encoding HSP20-like chaperone, translated as MDINKNEDKNLVMLDRMNVESSSKEEAIRINSGHLKAWKMNETSMQLVVEPLSLTEMLNARINKKGNKTEFKKNVEKSEGQKAVVQRYYAFDRCFDDFVGNEEVYKHLARDIILDTFKGINGCILAYGQTGSGKTHSVMGVPADPGMLPRSLAEFFNGIENPSSLNEDNVSINTDDESNNNTKEFLMSVTYLEVYMERVNDLLQEGYRGGATENLDVKEDPKRGFVVIGIQEETVTSIDEVMLLVAKAEQRRHISQTNFNETSSRSHTIFTVILESNQVLSDGTSVNKRGELKIVDLAGNERAGRAAEGIENAKTIIEEGKAINKSLFVLSEVISKLSKRAQAIAAGDEKKIKKIQEDLVFIPWRDSKLTRILSKSLGGNCRASVIVAVHPSHFYLDTSFSTLRFALKCKTIKKKIEINYLSAEQSVIMQQKELIAKLKNQLKHLSTAKNVDLHLSGEDKIYANNSRNPEDDEKILALKNELEEKVKKFQNFILKSEFNVNPNNYRTLRSIDANTEKSLKYSMTISTNLKNEYNWLRSFDTHEYDSKWEGLEKYEDQNEQEKLNISKAMDYLKNKSPYKMNSSEISDDDVLSYGSQKDDSISLNYYNELDELEKLEKNELTRSTKKKKDKGDVANKVYDQFSKLSTMEYNNNNILNDEEEKSEFKGKKSKKKKGKKINNNVENNKDTAENAKKRDKLRMKSNNKASSNSFKKKKNATSKNKKKESFERSSIKQIKGEDVQGGVSSLKCKEEDSGNSNSTNGNDNNNSYSNGNANGTNVDTEAEKKDANDPILSKQQSSLNFTQDKERDKERDKERDKERDKERDNNEKRTSIISNLKEKIEEDLKKKKKIIHRNIELNKQIKFIMKLMQKVGLSAILTGTVPPGRNIENILKLQENLKDDLKLCDSKKSLDLLNRNINNNTKDPNTRFNIPIKDDNEMENEKALLKDPMNNDENETEYNETISHVFINEMFFYFILRIQQRNNSKDGYLENVEETLKKEDKPYDVSKKALEDILGNSIANKIIERDEYNTRDVHSTINTIHDTRDIRECCNDMNFSKDRKDEKNEKTIDSILNMLTPWEQKILALLYEQQKMRQSVQKIKENFSQRIQNINVFIKKILIDKVEVEKHFNRIIKATERYKDDMLKTSDVDSNFKFAGLMKKLEELSISLAEKTRDFNVLAEFHLNLRKEIEKKNSKIKELQEENKLFYLVPMYADLLQELDEQEEKNKTVKELKKEFLLIYGRLMLTKKKLQEKEVIEHDMRNLNKKIYTELIESISIIKNLESQNKFLEFKLNMENKKKVEKIKKLLNEKEKLNKVINEMEKMLQDANIDTSEMKNEILENLNNNSNSNSNNNNNDNSNYISINYLESEEENSHEKKDLKEGGKEKTKKKKNNKLNQIVKKKKKELNDNAVMDKLSNKIEKKNKENHYYNRGYSVEKMMKKTSKKIDTNLNIKKIYKKKIKDSEDKSVLNDLCEDKDNDVSLVKQKKLEINKKYGKKKIKKKSKNTQDNDDGTDELILDELKSNYSIKKKKNIDTKRKKVENPLSEVKSLEEHKSSNIIINKKKKMKKRNSSKGKKRNLLKYLNKESNQKENMETVLSEENSCHSYKNDNSTTDNETSEIRHMLNNEIEKKKDKIRRDNINKFVHLVLYLKMVEINSGKSNVVIETPGGALVQGSVPIVLSTPVDSNYCSAYSYSTPVSSSYTSSHHNEYKYNCTKYMTKPQNNQNAEYIKTFERPKTLYYETIPLKSVSTNNIFEIAPSHEELSKITYNPRIEIYSTSDFVVIMMNIPGVSKENLQVELEKGLLRIFGHKYKPKIEELENQNEYHTKIIERVSEYYFCKIFQMPPAFSEEQRISCMLKDGELIIKILASQLKTQKRVIEIQ; from the exons atggatataaacaaaaatgaggACAAAAATCTAGTAATGTTGGATAGAATGAATGTTGAATCTTCCTCTAAAGAGGAAGCAATTAGA ATAAATAGTGGACATCTAAAAGCTTGGAAAATGAATGAAACGAGCATGCAGCTAGTTGTTGAACCACTTTCTCTGACAGAAATGTTAAATGcaagaattaataaaaaagggaataaaactgaatttaaaaagaatgtaGAAAAATCGGAGGGACAAAAAGCTGTTGTACAACGATATTACGCATTTGATAGATGTTTCGACGATTTTG TTGGGAATGAAGAAGTGTATAAACATTTAGCGAGAGACATTATCCTTGATACATTTAAAGGAATAAATGGATGCATTCTTGCTTATGGTCAAACAGGGTCAGGAAAGACCCACAGTGTTATGGGAGTTCCTGCTGATCCGGGAATGTTACCTAGATCATTGGcagaattttttaatggtATTGAAAACCCGTCATCTCTAAATGAAGATAATGTTAGTATTAATACTGATGATgaatcaaataataatacaaaagaatttttaatgAGTGTGACTTATTTAGAAGTTTATATGGAAAGGGTGAATGATTTATTACAAGAGGGATACCGAGGGGGGGCAACTGAAAACTTAGACGTAAAGGAGGACCCGAAAAGGGGTTTTGTTGTGATTGGTATTCAAGAAGAAACCGTTACATCAATAGATGAAGTAATGCTCCTGGTTGCAAAAGCAGAACAAAGAAGACATATTTCTCAAACAAACTTTAATGAAACATCTTCTAGATCACATACAATTTTTACTGTTATATTAGAATCTAATCAAGTATTAAGTGATGGTACATCTGTTAATAAAAGGGGTGAATTAAAAATCGTTGACTTGGCAGGTAATGAAAGAGCAGGAAGAGCTGCTGAAGGGATAGAAAATGCGAAAACGATTATCGAAGAAGGGAaagcaataaataaaagtttatttgttttaagtGAGGTCATTTCGAAATTATCAAAAAGGGCTCAAGCTATTGCTGCGggtgatgaaaaaaaaattaaaaaaatacaggaAGATTTGGTTTTCATCCCTTGGAGGGATTCAAAGTTAACAAGAATTTTAAGTAAAAGTTTAGGAGGAAATTGTCGAGCATCTGTCATTGTAGCTGTTCATCCTTCTCATTTCTATTTGGATACATCCTTTTCAACTCTACGTTTTGCTTTGAAATGTAAAacaattaagaaaaaaatagagatCAATTATCTATCAGCAGAACAATCTGTTATTATGCAACAGAAAGAATTAATAGCCAAGTTAAAAAATCAGTTGAAGCATCTATCAACAGCTAAAAATGTGGATTTGCATTTATCAGGGGAAGATAAAATTTATGCAAATAATAGTAGAAATCCTGAAGACGATGAAAAAATTTTggctttaaaaaatgaattagaagaaaaagtaaaaaagtttcaaaattttatattaaaatcaGAATTTAATGTAAACCCAAATAATTACAGAACATTAAGGTCGATCGATGCTAACACAGAaaaatcattaaaatattcaatgACCATTTCTACtaacttaaaaaatgaatacaaTTGGTTAAGATCATTTGATACACATGAATATGATTCCAAATGGGAAGGATTAGAAAAATACGAAGATCAGAATGAACaagaaaaattgaatatatcTAAAGCCATGgattatttaaagaataaatctccatataaaatgaattccTCTGAAATTAGTGATGACGATGTGTTATCCTATGGGTCGCAAAAGGATGATTCGATTTCTTTGAATTATTACAACGAATTAGACGAATTAGAAAAGTTGGAAAAGAATGAATTAACAAGaagtacaaaaaagaaaaaagataaaggGGATGTAGCTAATAAAGTATATGATCAGTTCAGCAAGCTAAGCACAATGgagtataataataacaatattttgaatgatgaagaagaaaaatcagaatttaaaggaaaaaaaagtaagaagaaaaagggcaaaaaaataaataataatgtagaaAACAATAAGGATACGGCGGAAAACGccaaaaaaagagataaattAAGAATGAAGAGTAATAATAAAGCATCTTCTAacagttttaaaaaaaaaaaaaatgctactagtaaaaacaaaaaaaaagaatcatTCGAAAGGAGTAGTATTAAACAGATTAAGGGAGAAGACGTGCAAGGGGGTGTTTCTTCGTTAAAGTGTAAAGAGGAAGACAgtggtaatagtaatagtactAATGGTaatgataacaataacagtTATAGTAACGGTAACGCTAATGGTACTAATGTGGATACAGAAGCAGAAAAAAAGGACGCAAACGATCCCATTCTATCGAAACAGCAGTCTTCTCTAAATTTTACGCAAGACAAAGAACGAGACAAAGAACGGGACAAAGAACGAGACAAAGAACGAGACAAAGAACGAGACAATAATGAAAAACGAACCTCTATAATATCaaatttaaaggaaaaaattgaagaagacctaaagaagaagaagaaaataatccATAGAAATATAGAACttaacaaacaaataaaatttattatgaaGCTTATGCAGAAGGTTGGCTTATCCGCTATATTAACTGGAACAGTACCTCCGGGaagaaatatagaaaatattttaaaattacaagAGAATTTAAAGGAtgatttaaaattatgtgaCAGTAAGAAATCATTGGACTTgttaaatagaaatattaacaaCAATACGAAGGACCCTAATACACGTTTTAACATCCCTATTAAGGATGATAATGAGatggaaaatgaaaaagcaTTATTAAAGGATCCTATgaataatgatgaaaatgaaacGGAATATAATGAAACCATATcacatgtatttattaatgaaatgtttttttactttatactTAGAATACAACAGAGAAATAATTCAAAAGATGGATATTTAGAAAATGTAGAAGAAAcactaaaaaaagaagataaacCTTACGATGTGTCTAAAAAGGCACTAGAAGATATATTAGGAAATTCAATCGCAAACAAAATAATCGAACGGGATGAATACAATACCCGTGATGTGCACAGTACTATTAATACTATACACGACACTCGCGATATTCGTGAGTGTTGTAATGATATGAACTTTTCAAAAGATCGTAAGGatgagaaaaatgaaaaaacaattgactctattttaaatatgcTAACTCCATGGGAGCAGAAAATATTAGCCCTTTTATATgaacaacaaaaaatgagGCAAAGTGTACAAAagattaaagaaaatttttctcAACGCATTCAAAATATTAacgtttttataaaaaaaatactaattgACAAGGTCGAAGTGGAGAAGCATTTTAATCGTATTATCAAAGCAACGGAACGCTACAAAGATGACATGTTAAAAACGTCTGATGTTGATTCTAATTTTAAGTTTGCTGGTTTGATGAAAAAGTTAGAAGAATTATCTATATCACTGGCAGAAAAAACTAGAGATTTCAATGTGTTAGCtgaatttcatttaaatttaagaaaagaaattgaaaaaaaaaattctaaaattaaagagttacaagaagaaaataaattattttaccttGTCCCAATGTATGCTGATTTGTTACAAGAGCTGGATGAACAAGAGGAAAAGAACAAAACAGTGAAAGAGTTGAAGAAGGAATTTCTCTTAATATATGGACGTTTAATGCTTactaaaaagaaattacaaGAAAAAGAAGTTATAGAGCATGATATgagaaatttaaataaaaaaatttatactgAGCTAATAGAATCCATatctattataaaaaatttagaatctcaaaataaattcttagaatttaaattaaatatggagaataagaaaaaagtggaaaaaattaaaaagctgttaaacgaaaaagaaaaattgaataaagtTATAAATGAAATGGAAAAGATGCTCCAAGATGCTAATATAGATACGAgcgaaatgaaaaatgaaatactcgaaaatttaaacaataatagtaatagtaatagtaataataataataatgataatagtaATTACATATCCATAAATTACCTAGAGAGCGAAGAAGAAAATAgtcatgaaaaaaaagacttAAAGGAAGGTGGAAAGGagaaaacaaagaaaaaaaaaaataataaactaaACCAAATtgtaaagaagaaaaaaaaggaattaaatGATAATGCAGTTATGGATAAATtatcaaataaaatagaaaaaaaaaataaagagaatcACTATTACAATCGCGGTTATTCTGtagaaaaaatgatgaagaaaacctcaaaaaaaatagatacaaacttgaatataaaaaagatatataaaaaaaaaattaaagactCTGAGGATAAAAGTGTTTTAAATGATTTGTGTGAAGATAAGGATAATGATGTATCGttagtaaaacaaaaaaaattagagatcaacaaaaaatatgggaaaaagaagattaaaaaaaaaagtaaaaatacaCAAGACAATGATGATGGGACCGATGAACTAATTTTAGATGAGCTAAAATCGAAttatagtattaaaaaaaaaaaaaatattgatactaaaaggaaaaaagtagaaaatCCTTTGAGCGAAGTGAAAAGCTTAGAAGAACATAAATCAAGTAACAtcattattaacaaaaaaaaaaaaatgaaaaaaagaaatagtagtaaagggaaaaaaagaaacctactgaaatatttaaataaagagAGTAATCAGAAGGAAAATATGGAAACAGTATTATCTGAAGAAAATTCCTGTCACTCatacaaaaatgataattctACAACGGACAATGAAACTAGTGAAATTCGTCATATGCTAAATAACGaaattgaaaagaaaaaagacaAGATAAGAAGAGATAACATAAATAA GTTTGTTCATTTGGTCTTATATCTTAAAATGGTTGAAATAAATAGCGGAAAGTCAAACGTTGTAATAGAAACACCAGGCGGAGCACTGGTGCAGGGGAGTGTGCCTATAGTATTATCTACCCCAGTTGACAGTAACTACTGCAGTGCTTATTCATATAGTACTCCAGTTTCAAGTTCATACACCTCATCTCAccataatgaatataaatataactgtACTAAATATATGACGAAACCACAAAATAATCAAAACgctgaatatataaaaacatttgaAAGACCAAAGACATTATACTATGAAACTATTCCATTAAAAAGCGTTagtacaaataatattttcgaAATAGCTCCATCACATGAAgaattaagtaaaataactTACAACCCTagaatagaaatatattcaaCATCAGATTTTGtagtaataatgatgaaCATACCAGGTGTTTCTAAAGAGAATTTGCAAGTTGAACTTGAAAAAGGATTACTACGAATTTTTggacataaatataaacctAAAATTGAAGAATTAGAAAATCAAAATGAATATCAcacaaaaattattgaaaGGGTTAGTGAATACTATTTCTGCAAAATTTTCCAAATGCCCCCAGCTTTTTCAGAAGAACAAAGGATATCATGTATGCTAAAGGATGGAGAgcttataattaaaattttagcTAGCCAGTTGAAAACACAGAAAAGAGTTATCGAAATACAGTAG